The window TGCTGATCTAAGATTAGTTTATGCCCACATACAGGGCTATAATTAAATAACGATGCATTGAAATTTGTCAAAAGTTGTTAGCATTTGGAGTGAGTTTGATTCATGCATTACTTTATGATGCATAATGCACTGTGACAATTTCTATACAAACTCCTGAATTAATTTTATCTGTAGGAAAACTGATTCCTTGtcaaattacatttacatttaaatttattcCTTAATCAGACACTTTTACCCAGTGTGAGAAAAATACAAGCAGAAGGAATTAATCAAAAGGCAAACACTATACCAACTTTCCAAAGTATCAGAGTAGTTCAATGATGGAGTGCAGAAGCGCTGACTTTTTTAAGAGGCTAGTTAGTTAAGTGATCTTGGAAGAGGTCTTCATCcgttttatgaatattttaacaGATTCTGCTGTTCTTCTGAAATTAGAATCTTATTTTACCAGTAATGTGATCAGATTTGAGCGAGGTGTGCAGACCAGCATCTAGCAGAGGGAACGGCCACTGCAAACAACAACACAGTTACTCCACGACCTCCTGCAATAAAATCACGGTATGTGTGAACATCCCATTATAAGACAGCGTGATTACAGCCCGCAAGCATCATTTGCTCTCCATCAGCGTCTTCAGACTGGACAGCAGGATTCCTGTCTTTGGCAATTACCCACCATGACTCTGGGCTTTTCTGCCTGGTTTTTAACCAGGCAATGGAATTTAAAAGCAGCAAGCAAGACCTTGAAAGACctcacagagaaagagagaaacagagagaaaaactTCAGCTGATGTCTTGTGTTGGTGTAATTGGGGTGATTTCTTTACAATTGTCGTTACTCAAAAAAACCCTGGAACAGAGTTGAGTAGGATAAGTTGTTAAACTAAAAAGAGGTCTTAACACTTTATGAGGTGAAAAAcagtctttctttctctcaagcattcacacacacattgttgTCCCCAATAGTCGTCATTAAATGCAGCTTTTCATGACCGAGAAGAGCAATCACAATTGCCAAACCACAAAAAATTCAGAATCTAAACTCCTCATAACCACAGCAATGGTTCCTtccaaataacaaaataatgagTGAAATGAACACATACAGATGTAAAAGGGTTTTGAGGCTTGTGGACGGAGCAAACCGATACTTGCTGTTTTAGTTACTGTAAAGAGAGCATTAGAATTCACTGTcaatcatttgtgttttctCTGTGTGAAATGCAACACAAGCACTCAGACATTTGCAAGTTTGATGCTTCCAGATGTCCCAAAACCATTTTCAAgaaacactcaaacacacatattcaatttttttacttttccgAGGCTGTcatctgaatatttttttttttttacagcattattTTTATCCAACTACAATTTAATCACAACTTTTTGTCTTACTAtatgacattttttcttcatcTTTACAGATAAACAATGCAGCATGACCAGTCAAACAtacagcccccccccccccccaaaaaagaaaCATTCATACCAACACACTGGCACCGTTCTATTGTATACATATAACAAAAGATAATATCTATTTATGAATATTCAATTCGAAGAATTATATCAAAGACATGGCCACAgagtcataaaaaataaatctaataaataaataagtcaaTAATTACAGAAGAATTTTTTTGAGGAAATGGATGATTGATTGAACTCGCTAACCTCACCATTCACAGAAGCAAATAATACACAATTTGTACTGTTTTCAGGTCACTGACACATTAAACTTAGACCAATACAGCAGTCAGGCTGGACCTGAGGAATACTGATTGGTCAGTTTATCTATATTTTACAAATGTCCACGTCTTCTCATCACTGTCAGTTAAACTCTTTTCATATGTTCAGTGCATAGGCAGAAAGCTAAGTCCCTTTCCTGGTTTCACTTCCCGTGCAGGTCATGTAAACGCCATGTTATTCCCGTCCAGCCTGATGTGCACTCTCGGACCAGTCAAGCATTCCCAGGCATCCGGATGCCAAACATGCTGAGGGCCCACCGTGTAGCACCATGCCGACCCTCAAGGATCAGACCGTAACCTCATGGTGGCATCTGCCTCCTGAGTCCCACCTCTGCATAGAGATGTCATGTGGAAGGTGGAGGTATGAACAACACTATACCGTAGTCTCGTACTCCGTCACTTCTTTGGGGTTGGTGAAGCTCTGGTACTGGATTCGGGGCGTCACGGGAGATGTATTCTCTAGCACCAGGATGGTCTTCCTCAGCCTACGGTCGATAAAGTGGGCGTCCCAGGCCGGGTACCTTTTTCTTGGCAGGTCGATGCGGATAACGGGACCTTCAGTTCTTGGTGGACGTGGAGAAGAAGCTGGGGGAACACTAGGAGGCCTTACCTGAAACACAGGAAGGCAACTGTCTCTATCCCCAGCCCCAATCTCCCGATCCCCACCATTAGTCCTTTGGAGTGTTCTGGGAGGGCTAGTAACCACGTCCGGTTGGGGCAAGGGTGTCCCCAAATCCCCAACGCCTCCCAGGCCAATTACCCCCATTCCCTCCTCCACACAGCTCCACTGAGCACCCAGGATGGGTCCGTCCGGGTGGAGTAGGCAATAATAGACGAACATAAAGAACGTTCCCAAAGCGTAGCTACACACCACCACGCACACGATGATCAGGGCGTAGAAGTCTGAAGTGTGAGGTCCCCTGTGAATATACCAAGCGGTGGTGAGTGCCACATTCTCAACCAAGGTCACGCAGTAGTACACGCCCAGCCGAAAGCGAGCACGGCCTTCTTTCACGTTGAACCAGCAAAAGATGTAGATGATCCCCACCACCATGTTGTAGATGATCTCCTCCCACTTGGACATGCAGAAGTCGGTCTCGCCTTGGATGATCCAAAAGGTCATGGCGCACCAATGGGCCACGATGAAGATCCCGAAGTAAAGCTGGAAGACTGAAGCGAAGAGGGCGAATGCGATGGTTCGAGCACCGATGGTGAAGAGATGCCAGAGCATCTGAACAATCACAGCCTTGTAGGACATGGGGAGTTTATCGTCACGAGAGTCGCGTAGAACCTTCTGGTAGGATGCGATCATCCAGGCGAGGGAAACCAATGAGGCAGACGCAGAGAGACCTACAGAGACAGAGCAAGAAGAACAGAGAGGCAGCTTGAGTAATGAAgcataaaaacagaaataacttTATGCAAAAGAAACTTGGCACTGCAAACACTGTTCTACATACAGTACATAGGAGATGCTTCTTGCATTACAGTGCTGGTAACAAACGTTAGTACTCAAGGGCCAATGGAGGTACCTTCAAATGTCTGTGCTATTAAACAGGATTTGCTACTGTCCATGTATCAGTATAGCTGCAACCTGATCTCATGGAAAAACTTACCTGTgggaacatttttgcaaaacgcaAAATACATACCAATACGttcatatcactgcagtttccaataGAAATGAACACcagaggcagtaaaacagcaagcacTTCTTACACTGTTATGATTACAgggtcagattatggattaataaagacttgttttcacGTCTCCTTGgacaatattactgtatgttatgatctcaaaacactttttacgaaagtgcatgatttgtaaacaaatacattttggacTTTGCATCTCTTAACCACCCAGCAAACATTGGTCCGATGGCAACGTCGTGTCCCTGGCCAAAATAGATAACATCAAAGACGTACGTTCAAATTTAattttggaactatttttcaACCATGACATTACGCCTCGGaggcataacctgatattgctgagttcaacatgttcctgggttaacatttttgttgatcctggaacaacattcaaatcaaccaatcagatttcagggacaagtttacagattatgtaaggttaggcttaaaatcatgaattggtgcttctacatcagtgttattcatctatcattccctctgatttttgggattacctttgggtagggttaggtttaggggtaggaatagggttaagattacattttcagactagaatgttgttccaggatcaacaaaatatgttgacccaggaatgcatctaactcagcaatatcaggaggGATGCCTTTTCAACAGTCATTAAATGCCAAATGTTTGCTGGTCAGCTCCATATGTTTCgcttttctgatgtaacaagcTGGTATGGAAGTGTACTTAGGATGTGGAAACCTTGGGTATGAATCCCGTGAAACTCACGATAAAAGTGCTCAAAGATAAGAGACCAAAAACAAGCTGAAATGACATGATTACGaatgctttttatgtcacatttgcttttgttaacactatttgctaggtttaggtgtagtgtctttttgtacattattttaaaaagtaatggagCATTAAGCTTAGCGCCAATCACCGGACATTTTAAACCTGAGGCGTATAAAACCAACGTAACAAAAACATTTCGGAAAAAAACTGAACATGCTTTTAgtgccactcagtggacatttcacatTGAAACTGTCACAAAACGCATTTTCGTTTTAAAAATGTTCCCACGGGTACATTTTTCTAATGAGCCTGGGGTGTATAAATGTGAACAATTTAATTAACTCTAAACTAACTTTCTCAGCAAGATTCTCTTCAAACTGTTGCTACACCATGAGAGTGGTTGACTTGAAAGAGAAAACTAGCCATAGAAGATGCTATAAAGTACAGCTGCTTAAAAGAACAGCTTGAACCAGTGCCATGAAGTTCCATGCTGGTCcaagctggtttatgctggtttgGTGCTAGTCTAGCTGGTAGATTgctattgttaatgttaactaaatgaactgaaataaaactaggggaaaaaaaaaaaaaaaaaaaaatgttcaggaTTCCAAACCaccaattaatttaaatgatataTGGCATATTATAAAACTTGAAATATTTACAAACCGCCTGTACTGATATTGAAAATGGCACTTGATATAGCACTCAATTAACTGCtgtcaaacatttttaaaccataCCAGTTAGTgcattaaaaggatagttcacccaaaattgaaaattctggcGTAATTTACCTACCCTCATAGGAGGatatttgaaagaatgtttgtaaccaagcagatctcactccccattgactaccatagtaggaaaaaaaaatactatggcagtcaatggggggcaagatctgcttggttacaaacattcttacaaatatcttcttttgtgttcagcagaacaaagaaatttatacaggtttgggacaacttgagggggagtaaatgatgacagaattttcatttttgggtgaactatcacctTAACTTTGACAGCCCTtaacactaaaactaaaatagaaagaaaaaagactGAAACTGTGGAaatt of the Megalobrama amblycephala isolate DHTTF-2021 linkage group LG24, ASM1881202v1, whole genome shotgun sequence genome contains:
- the xkr7b gene encoding XK-related protein 7 codes for the protein MAAKSDGAAVCESASRCLLGPEQSAAPLHPHAEKRFSLLDCCWVLCALLVFFSDGATDLWLAADYYLRRDYWWFGLTLVFVVVPSAVVQVLSFRWFVYDYSEMSASPTGDGCDFSTKDSDRRSGSGRTQPVNGTRKCCRVCMWLFQSIIHILQLGQVWRYVHTLYLGVQSRWHGDPGQRHFYWRLMFESADINMLRLLEAFLKSAPQLVLQLSIMIHSNHILPLQGLSASASLVSLAWMIASYQKVLRDSRDDKLPMSYKAVIVQMLWHLFTIGARTIAFALFASVFQLYFGIFIVAHWCAMTFWIIQGETDFCMSKWEEIIYNMVVGIIYIFCWFNVKEGRARFRLGVYYCVTLVENVALTTAWYIHRGPHTSDFYALIIVCVVVCSYALGTFFMFVYYCLLHPDGPILGAQWSCVEEGMGVIGLGGVGDLGTPLPQPDVVTSPPRTLQRTNGGDREIGAGDRDSCLPVFQVRPPSVPPASSPRPPRTEGPVIRIDLPRKRYPAWDAHFIDRRLRKTILVLENTSPVTPRIQYQSFTNPKEVTEYETTV